The Alicyclobacillus macrosporangiidus CPP55 genome segment TTCATTGATGCTCGGACTCACCGCGGGCGCAACGCAGCTGGGGGCCCTGTTTGGCACCATTGGTGGTGGATGGCTGACCGATAAAATCGGGCGTCGAAAAGTGTTTTTGGCCACCATGATCATGTTCTTTGTCTTTGGCGTTGCGCAAGCGTTTGCACCGAACATGACCGTGTTGGCCATTCTCAGGTTTTTCCTTGGACTTCCGCTCGGCGCTGACATTGCGAACGGGTACACGTACATTATGGAATTCATGCAAAAGGGCAAACGGGAAGTCATGGGAAACCGGTGGCAGTTCATGTTCGCCGTTGGTGAAGTCGTTTCCATTGCTGTGGTTTTGCTCCTGATTATTAGCGGTATCAACAACGACACGCTGTGGAGGATCATCCTCGGCTTATCTGGGGTGCCAGCGGTTGTGCTGTTTATCCTACGTTACAACCTCCCAGAGACCGCAATTTGGCTGATCCAACGTGGGAAATTCCACGAGGCCAAGCAAATTGCCAAGGAGATCTACGGTGACCCGCTCGACATGTTGCCAGATGTCGATTATGACCTGCCGCGTCCAAAACTCAGCGACTTCCTGCGGGAAATTCGCAAGGATAAGATTCGGTGGCGGGCAAGCGTATTTTCATGGATCTCTGGGTTTTGCCAAAATGTGGAGTTCTCTACCTTCGCTTTTTATACGCCCGTGTTGCTGGTGATGCTGAATGTATCCGGGATTGTGCAAACGGACTTGATCACGCTTTGCTTGTACATTATTGCGGCGATTTCCGGTTGGGTTGGGCCACTGATCACACCCAAGATCGGGCAGCGCAAACTTAGTATCTATGGATTCGGCATCGTATTTATAGCCCTCGTGATTGGCGCGATTGCACTTTACACGAAGGCTACGGTGCTCCTTCCTCTCGTGATTGCCCTCATGCTTTGGGGACATTATTGGGATGCGGAAAACGGCATGACGATAGCATCCATGGTCGCCCCGCCAAAATACCGTGGAACCGCCAGCGGATTTTCGTACATGTTTGTTAAACTCGCGGGATTTTTGGGCATCTTCCTCTTCCCCTCCTTCTTCAGCGTTCTTGGGAAAGGCAATGCCACGCTGTTCGTTGCTATGTTTTCGCTCATCGGCCTTCTCGCATCTATTTTCATCTTGCCGGAAGTATATGGTTTTTCCGAATCCGAGCATACCGTTTCATAAGTTCATCGAGCACCAGGGGGCTTTCAGCCCCCCTGTCCTCGAAAACAACTGAGCGACACCAGACTGTGAAGCGCCAGCCCCATCAACCGATGGGGCTGGTGGTGTCGTGCAGACTTGCACCCACAAATCTTTGTCCTGACAGGGGTGCTGTCAAACTTGAGACGGAGAGCCATCATTCCAGAGGATCGTGTGCAGATCGACATGGGGTTGCCCGACCGGCGGTGTGACGGGATAAGTGGGACGACCGGGCGGAAGCACTTGGCGCTGCCGGTTGCCGTCGTGGAAACCGCCTCGGTAGCCGTATTTGGTTACCCAATAGTACAGACTCTCCATTTGGTCCCCGAGCAGCGTATTCCGGTCCAACAGGACCGGCCTCCAACGCACGTTCGTGCGATGCGTGATATCCAAGTGCAGACCCGGGACGACTTTGAGGCCCCTCTCCAGTGCCACCAGCTGCGCCAGTGAGGGGTTCATCAGCGCGTGCCAGCCAATGGGACGGAATGACGGGACGTGGACGCCGTAGGGCGGGAGGTTCATCCCGGAAGTAGTCAGTTCCGGCTCATTGCCCACGATGTTCATGTAGTAGTTGCCGATGTGCACCGAGTACATGCCTTCCAGCCTGCCCACGTACATGGACTGGTCATTGACCACAACGTGAGCCTTTCCGGCGCGAATCGGCGCCACAAAGGGATGGATCTCGTAGTTGTCCAGCGGCTGCAGCGTGTCGTGAAACACCGCGATCGGCGTCTCCGCCAGCTCGGCACCGATCGCAAACGCCACATTGTGCCCAACGAAGCGCGGGATGTGAATGTAAGGGATGTTCAGGCGTTCGAGCAACCGCGTGACTTTGGCCTCGGCGCCGTGCACGACCGGGATCAAGCGGTACCGGTCCTTCATTTGCTCCAGAAAGCGGCGCAGTGGCACCGTGTCGTGCGAGATGGACAGGACCAGGGTGACGTCCGGCTCCTTGACGGGCTGCGCACTGGGCTTCCACGTTTGCGTATAGGCGAGACGGGCGTAATAGGCGGATCGGTCCTGCAACCCGGGACCGAATCCGAACCTCGGTCCCTTTTTGTTCAACAGGTACGCGAACGCCTCCGTGGTGTCGCCGTGCATTCGCAGGTATGCGTAGGGCAGCTTGTCACCCGGCCGGGTCTGGTGCGCCTTGCGGGCGCGGTTTTTGTCCAAGACGTTGAACTGCGTCGGCACCGTGACGGTCAACCCTTCGTCTATGACGAGCGCAGTCGCGAGCAATGGGTTCGCCAACACCTCCTTACCGATGTGGTCCAATGCCTTCCTGCTGAAGGCATGCGGGACGGTGAGCACGTTCTCCAAACCGAGATCACGCCGGCCCAGACAGAGGTTGAGATAGTAGCGGGCGATGGATGGCGCGTCCGGTTTGGGGTGCCGAGCGCACCAATCAATGGCGTTGATGGCCATGTCGGAGCCGGACTCGATGTCTTCGATGAGCGGCATCAGTTCCTCCGCAGGAATCACAATGTCCGAATCCGTAAACAAGTAGATGTCCGCATCGGCAGCAAGCGCACCCAGCGCTCTAGGCACGTCATTTCCCAACGGCATGTCGTACGAAAGCACCTTGGCGCCCATCGATTTGGCGATTTGCCCGGTACCGTCCGTGGAGCCGTTCTCCACAACGATGAGTTCGTCTGGCTGGAGCTTCAGCAGTTCCGTCAGGACCGGGCGTATGGTGTCCGCCTCGTTCGAGGCGGGTACCACGATGGCGAGTCGTTTCGTTGTATCCCTATGAATGGATCTCATCCCCATACTCCTCCACATTTTCATGATGGTTGGGCCTCCTTTCGATACCACTTGCCTTTCGATACCAATCGATGGTCTTCCGGAGGCCGTCCTCCAGTGTCACCCTCGGGTGAAAGTTCAGCAACTGGCGCGCGCGTGTGGCATCCGGGACGCGCCGAGAGACGTCCTCGTGTCCGGGTCCAAAGACGTGTTCGTAGGGCACGTGCACGATGGCCGACCGGGATCCCGACAGTCGGATGATGGTCTTGGCCAACGCATTGATGCTGACTTCATCTTCCGTGCCGACGTTGATCACGGCCCCATTTGCCGACGGCGCAAGCGCCGCAACCGTGGCCCCGACGCAGTCGCTGACATAGGTGAAGCTTCTCGTTTGCTCTCCCGTACCGTGGACCTGAAGCGGTTCATTGTTCAACGCGCACCGGATGAAGGACGGGATGACATTTGCGTACCGGCTCTGGTTTGCCCGCGGGCCGTAAATGTTGAAGTAACGCAGAATGGTGACGGCAAGGCCGAGCTTGGCATAGGCCAGGCTCAGGTATTCGTCGAGCGTCTTGGTGGTGGCATAACACCAGCGGTCTGCGTGAACGGGGCCGAACACCCTCGGACCGTCTTCCCGGAACGGGATCTGTTCGGATCGCCCGTACACCTCCGATGTCGAGGCAAGCACGAGTTTTTTCCCATGTTCGTAACAGGCTTCGACGACATTGTCCGTACCCATAATGTTGCTGTGTATCAGGTCGATGGGATTCTCGATACAATTCTTGGTACCGACCACGGCCGCCAGATGGAACACGGCATCGTGTTCTTTCACCAGCGAATTCACCAGTTTCGCGTCGAGGACGGTGCCGCACACAAACGAAAAGCGATCGTACGCCTTGAGGTCGTCGATGTTCCGCGAACTCCCGGTGGACATATTGTCCAAGACGGTGACGGTATGTCCTGAGCGAAGGAGGTGTTCGGCCAAATGTGAACCGATAAAGCCGGCCCCTCCGGTAACCAGCAGCTTCATCTCGCGCAGCTCCTCTCACAAGGTGTGAACGTTCGGGCTCTTGGTCTTGTAAACCCCTCGGCAGTCGAGCACGTTCCGCGCATGCTTTTGGATCAGTTCGTAATCGACATTGGAGTGGTCCGTGAGAATCGCCACCACGTCGAAGCTGGAAACCGTCTGCGCGGTGAGGGGCGTGGACCGCTGTTCCTGCCCGCAGACGCGAATCTCGGGCACGAGCGGGTCATGGTAAGCCGTCGTCGCCGATCGCTGGGCCAGCTCTTCCAATACCCGCAGCGAAGCGGATTCGCGCGTGTCATTCACGTCGCGCTTGTACGTGACACCCACAATCAACACTCGCGGTTGCTCGACATCGCTCAGGCTCACAATCCGCTCCGCCACAAATGCGGGCATGAAGTGGTTGATCTTGTTCGCCGCATCGACGAGGTCCAGGGTGCAACGAGATCGGTCCGCATACCACTTCAGGTACATCGGGTCCACGGGAATACAGTGCCCGCCGACACCAGGTCCCGGATAGTAGGGAACAAACCCGTAGGGTTTGGTTGCGGCGGCGGCAATGGCCTCCCATAAGTCGAGTCCGGTTTGATGGCATAACACCGCGAGTTGATTCATCATCGAGATGTTGATGAAGCGCTGCGTATTCTCCAAGAGTTTGGTGAACTCCGCAACGCGCGTGGACGACGTCGGAACCACTTGTTCGAAGACGAGGCGGTACAGGTCCACCGCCCGTTCGAGCGACGCCTGCGTGACTCCGCCAACCACTTTTGGAATGCGCCGGAGATCAAACGTCTCACCGGGATTGATGCGTTCCGGTGAGTAGGCGACATAGAAGTCTTCACCGGCGCGCATGCCGTATGTCTCCAGAATCGGAATCAGGATTTCTTCCGTCGTGCCTGGAAATGTGGAACTCTCCAGGACGATCAACTGCCCTTTCGACAGGTGTCTGGAGATCGACTTGGCGGCCTCCAAGATGTAGGTCAAATCCGGTGCCCCGCGGTCATTGAGCGGGGTCGGTACACAGATGAGAACCGCGTCGGCTCCCGCAATCCGGCCTATGTCCGTCGTGAAGGAGATCCGACCGGCCCAGAGAAGGGATTGCAGGGATTGATCCGGTACATCGGCAATCGGACTTTTGCCCGCATTCAGCTCCTGAACCTTGCGTGCATCGATGTCGATGCCCACCACGTGAACCCCGCTACTCGCAAACGCCACTGCCAACGGAAGCCCAACAAAGCCCTGTCCAACAACACACACGCGCTGGAACACGTGGTCGCCCATGACTTGTCCTCCCTTCGGTTGAGTCCGTCCAGCATATGACCAAGCTCACCGAAGGGTTTGGTCACGTGTTCCATAGACAAGCAAATGTGCGTTTACACCCGGAAACAGAGAACCCGCAAGGCGTTGCGCCTTGCGGGTTCGGGCGAAGCCATCCTGCCTCTTACGCCGCGAGCGTCTCCTTTCCGAGTTTCAGGCGGCGCAGCAACAGGCTGTTGGATACCACGGTGAGGGAACTGAGGGCCATGGCGGCACCCGCGATGACCGGGTTGAGCAGGCCCAACGCTGCCAGGGGAATGCCGAGGACGTTGTAGAAGAACGCCCAGAACAGGTTTTGTCGTATCTTGCGTAGGGTCGCTTTGGACAGGTGCAGGGCATCGACGACGCCTTGCGTACGACCGTGCATCAGGGCGATGTCCGCCGCTTCCAACGCTACATCGGTGCCCGTACCCATGGCGATCCCGATGTCCGCCGCCGCCAACGCCGCTGCGTCGTTGAGGCCATCGCCGACCATGGCGACCACTCGCCCGTGCCTGCGAAGCTCATCCACTTTGGCCGCTTTGTCGGCCGGCAGGACGCCCGCCATCACGTTCGTGATCCCCACCTGTCGTGCAATGGCCTCTGCCGTGCGTGCCTGATCTCCCGTTATCATCCAAACCTCGATCCCCATGTCTCTGAGTCGTTTTACCGTGTCGGCGGCGTCCGGTTTAAGGGTGTCGGCGATCGCGACGGCCCCTAATAGCTGGCCTTCCCGGGCCACCAGCACTGCCGTCTTGCCAGCCTGCTCAAACGTCGCCAACACAGGATCGGGGACGGTGAGGCCTTGCTCAAGGAACCACGTGCGGTTCCCGACCCGCACTGTAGCCCCGTTCACCACACCCCGGACGCCCCGGCCGGGCACCGCCTCCACATCGGAGGCGGCAGGGATGTTCACACCTTGCTCCCGGGCGTACGTCACCACCGATTGGCCGATCGGGTGCTCACTCTGCGCCTCCAGTGCCGCCGCAGCCGCTAGGAGCTGTTCGCGCGCCACGCCCTCCACCGTCTGCACATCGGTGACCACTGGCTTGCCGAGGGTGAGCGTCCCCGTCTTGTCGAACACCACCGTATCGACTTGGCGGGCTCGTTCCAGATGTTCTCCGCCCTTGAAGAGGATGCCTGACTCTGCCCCCAGGGCGGTGCCGACCATGATGGCGGTCGGGGTCGCGAGTCCTAACGCACACGGGCAGGCGATCACCAGCACCGCGACGGCGGCGAGCAGGCCGTGGGTCCAGTTACCGAACGCGCCCCACGTCAGCAGTGTGAGCACCGCTACCCCGAGGACGGCCGGGACAAAGACGCCGGAGATGGTATCGGCCAACCGTTGCACCGGTGCCTTCGATCCCTGTGCCTGATCCACCAGCCGCATGACCTGCCCCAAGGCGGTGTCCCGGC includes the following:
- a CDS encoding heavy metal translocating P-type ATPase, with the translated sequence MGEVKEITLPVEGMTCAACAARIEKNVAKLPGVQQVNVNLASERARVVLDASTPWTEVVARIEKTGYSVPVRELDLNITGMTCAACAARIEKVVGRLDAVRSVHVNLASERAHVTYVPGVIDEHDLIRAIEKAGYGATLAAEAADRADEQRKTQAYRRDLAKFWFSAILTFPLVLQMLVMLFGGRPFLPYGVSWLLATPVQFYVGWRFYKGAYRALRGGAANMDVLVALGTSVAYVYSAILTVMGRPDVYFDSSATVVTLIFLGKLLETRAKAKASAAIESLAKLGAKFAHVLRDGVETDVPVEALRVGDLVRVRPGEKVPADGVIEEGITSVDESFLTGESMPATKRPGDPVVGASINQTGAFLMRVTKVGRDTALGQVMRLVDQAQGSKAPVQRLADTISGVFVPAVLGVAVLTLLTWGAFGNWTHGLLAAVAVLVIACPCALGLATPTAIMVGTALGAESGILFKGGEHLERARQVDTVVFDKTGTLTLGKPVVTDVQTVEGVAREQLLAAAAALEAQSEHPIGQSVVTYAREQGVNIPAASDVEAVPGRGVRGVVNGATVRVGNRTWFLEQGLTVPDPVLATFEQAGKTAVLVAREGQLLGAVAIADTLKPDAADTVKRLRDMGIEVWMITGDQARTAEAIARQVGITNVMAGVLPADKAAKVDELRRHGRVVAMVGDGLNDAAALAAADIGIAMGTGTDVALEAADIALMHGRTQGVVDALHLSKATLRKIRQNLFWAFFYNVLGIPLAALGLLNPVIAGAAMALSSLTVVSNSLLLRRLKLGKETLAA
- a CDS encoding nucleotide sugar dehydrogenase, producing MGDHVFQRVCVVGQGFVGLPLAVAFASSGVHVVGIDIDARKVQELNAGKSPIADVPDQSLQSLLWAGRISFTTDIGRIAGADAVLICVPTPLNDRGAPDLTYILEAAKSISRHLSKGQLIVLESSTFPGTTEEILIPILETYGMRAGEDFYVAYSPERINPGETFDLRRIPKVVGGVTQASLERAVDLYRLVFEQVVPTSSTRVAEFTKLLENTQRFINISMMNQLAVLCHQTGLDLWEAIAAAATKPYGFVPYYPGPGVGGHCIPVDPMYLKWYADRSRCTLDLVDAANKINHFMPAFVAERIVSLSDVEQPRVLIVGVTYKRDVNDTRESASLRVLEELAQRSATTAYHDPLVPEIRVCGQEQRSTPLTAQTVSSFDVVAILTDHSNVDYELIQKHARNVLDCRGVYKTKSPNVHTL
- a CDS encoding NAD-dependent epimerase/dehydratase family protein, translated to MKLLVTGGAGFIGSHLAEHLLRSGHTVTVLDNMSTGSSRNIDDLKAYDRFSFVCGTVLDAKLVNSLVKEHDAVFHLAAVVGTKNCIENPIDLIHSNIMGTDNVVEACYEHGKKLVLASTSEVYGRSEQIPFREDGPRVFGPVHADRWCYATTKTLDEYLSLAYAKLGLAVTILRYFNIYGPRANQSRYANVIPSFIRCALNNEPLQVHGTGEQTRSFTYVSDCVGATVAALAPSANGAVINVGTEDEVSINALAKTIIRLSGSRSAIVHVPYEHVFGPGHEDVSRRVPDATRARQLLNFHPRVTLEDGLRKTIDWYRKASGIERRPNHHENVEEYGDEIHS
- a CDS encoding glycosyltransferase family 2 protein — encoded protein: MRSIHRDTTKRLAIVVPASNEADTIRPVLTELLKLQPDELIVVENGSTDGTGQIAKSMGAKVLSYDMPLGNDVPRALGALAADADIYLFTDSDIVIPAEELMPLIEDIESGSDMAINAIDWCARHPKPDAPSIARYYLNLCLGRRDLGLENVLTVPHAFSRKALDHIGKEVLANPLLATALVIDEGLTVTVPTQFNVLDKNRARKAHQTRPGDKLPYAYLRMHGDTTEAFAYLLNKKGPRFGFGPGLQDRSAYYARLAYTQTWKPSAQPVKEPDVTLVLSISHDTVPLRRFLEQMKDRYRLIPVVHGAEAKVTRLLERLNIPYIHIPRFVGHNVAFAIGAELAETPIAVFHDTLQPLDNYEIHPFVAPIRAGKAHVVVNDQSMYVGRLEGMYSVHIGNYYMNIVGNEPELTTSGMNLPPYGVHVPSFRPIGWHALMNPSLAQLVALERGLKVVPGLHLDITHRTNVRWRPVLLDRNTLLGDQMESLYYWVTKYGYRGGFHDGNRQRQVLPPGRPTYPVTPPVGQPHVDLHTILWNDGSPSQV
- a CDS encoding MFS transporter; this translates as MTTSSSAINSADISRAIEHLVEKYSPNGNRIGWLMIASIFIEAWDLYSISFVLVFISQIYHPSSLMLGLTAGATQLGALFGTIGGGWLTDKIGRRKVFLATMIMFFVFGVAQAFAPNMTVLAILRFFLGLPLGADIANGYTYIMEFMQKGKREVMGNRWQFMFAVGEVVSIAVVLLLIISGINNDTLWRIILGLSGVPAVVLFILRYNLPETAIWLIQRGKFHEAKQIAKEIYGDPLDMLPDVDYDLPRPKLSDFLREIRKDKIRWRASVFSWISGFCQNVEFSTFAFYTPVLLVMLNVSGIVQTDLITLCLYIIAAISGWVGPLITPKIGQRKLSIYGFGIVFIALVIGAIALYTKATVLLPLVIALMLWGHYWDAENGMTIASMVAPPKYRGTASGFSYMFVKLAGFLGIFLFPSFFSVLGKGNATLFVAMFSLIGLLASIFILPEVYGFSESEHTVS